From the genome of Bacteroidales bacterium, one region includes:
- a CDS encoding bifunctional nuclease family protein, with product MDKIRLEIVGMSYSQSQSGAYALILGEVKGKRRLPIIIGGFEAQAIAVELEKMKPTRPLTHDLFKSFADAFLVQLKEVIIDQFKQGVFHAKLVCVQNDVENLIDSRTSDAVALAIRFKCPIFTYEKIMAEAGMLMDENAASAADLAGPVEETANAAFEEHALSELEEMLEKAVDQEDYERASKIRDEIRKRKKE from the coding sequence ATGGATAAGATCAGGCTTGAGATCGTAGGAATGTCATACAGTCAATCGCAGAGCGGTGCTTATGCCCTTATCCTGGGAGAGGTAAAAGGTAAACGAAGGCTGCCAATCATTATCGGAGGATTTGAAGCCCAGGCCATTGCTGTGGAACTGGAAAAAATGAAGCCTACCAGGCCATTGACACATGATCTTTTCAAAAGTTTTGCCGATGCTTTTCTTGTTCAGCTTAAAGAGGTCATAATTGATCAGTTTAAACAAGGTGTTTTTCATGCTAAACTTGTCTGTGTGCAAAATGATGTTGAAAACCTTATTGACTCCAGGACTTCTGATGCTGTTGCATTAGCCATTCGTTTCAAATGTCCGATCTTCACTTATGAAAAGATTATGGCAGAAGCGGGTATGCTTATGGATGAAAATGCTGCGTCCGCTGCTGATCTGGCCGGCCCTGTTGAAGAAACTGCAAACGCAGCATTTGAAGAACATGCGCTGAGTGAACTGGAAGAAATGCTTGAAAAAGCTGTTGATCAGGAAGATTATGAAAGAGCTTCTAAGATTAGGGATGAGATCAGAAAGAGAAAGAAAGAATGA
- a CDS encoding Na+ dependent nucleoside transporter, translating into MTILSFLPNIVLAQTGVKVSQAIDLAGKGFSIDSILRGLLGLIVLIGICFLFSTNRRAISWKVVVFGLLFQFILAIAVLKVPAIQLIIEFIAKIFIKILDSSNAGSAFLFKSLVTHKVETGLITFAFQILPTIIFFSALTSVLFYYGIIQKVVYGMAWLLTKVLRISGAEGLVASSNVFLGQTEAPFLIKEYLPKMNRSEIMLVMVAGMATMAGGVLAIYIGLLGGDDPVGKMLFAKHLITASVMAAPAAVVTSKMLVPQTEPIESDIKITKDKIGSNILDAIANGTGSGLRLAANVAAMLIAFIALIYFINFTIGKIGDWTHLNNLIADMTGGNYTKISLQFLLGYALAPLTWLLGVNWHDVPLVGQLLGEKIILNEMIGYASLKELISSGAFYDQKSIIIAVYVLCGFANFSSVGIQIGGISAIAPNQRKTLSSLGFRALLGGGLSALLSATLVAMILG; encoded by the coding sequence ATGACTATATTAAGTTTTTTACCAAATATTGTTTTAGCCCAAACGGGAGTAAAAGTTTCACAAGCAATAGATCTGGCCGGAAAAGGTTTTTCGATTGATTCCATACTCAGGGGGCTGTTGGGATTAATTGTCCTTATAGGAATTTGTTTTTTATTCAGTACGAACCGAAGGGCAATCAGCTGGAAGGTAGTGGTTTTCGGCCTCCTGTTTCAGTTTATCCTGGCAATTGCGGTATTGAAGGTGCCGGCAATACAGCTAATCATTGAATTTATCGCGAAAATTTTCATAAAGATTCTTGATTCTTCCAATGCCGGCAGCGCATTTTTGTTTAAATCACTCGTGACCCATAAGGTTGAAACCGGTTTGATCACTTTTGCCTTCCAGATTCTTCCAACGATAATCTTCTTCTCAGCCCTCACGAGTGTATTATTTTATTACGGCATTATCCAGAAAGTGGTGTACGGAATGGCATGGCTTTTAACCAAAGTGTTGCGTATTTCGGGAGCTGAAGGACTGGTTGCTTCGAGCAACGTGTTTCTGGGCCAGACTGAAGCCCCGTTCCTTATCAAGGAATATTTGCCTAAAATGAACAGATCGGAGATCATGCTCGTTATGGTTGCCGGTATGGCAACCATGGCAGGAGGGGTGCTGGCTATCTATATCGGTCTGCTGGGTGGAGATGATCCGGTCGGAAAAATGTTATTTGCCAAGCATCTGATTACCGCATCAGTGATGGCTGCCCCGGCAGCGGTGGTGACTTCCAAAATGCTCGTACCTCAGACTGAACCTATTGAAAGCGATATTAAAATCACCAAAGACAAGATTGGTAGCAATATCCTTGATGCCATTGCCAACGGGACCGGCTCAGGGCTCAGGCTGGCAGCAAATGTTGCAGCCATGCTGATTGCTTTCATCGCCCTGATCTATTTTATCAATTTCACTATAGGAAAGATTGGCGACTGGACGCATCTCAACAATTTAATTGCGGATATGACCGGAGGCAATTATACAAAAATCAGCCTTCAGTTCCTTCTAGGCTATGCGCTTGCCCCACTGACCTGGCTTTTAGGGGTAAACTGGCATGACGTGCCTCTTGTCGGTCAGCTTCTCGGTGAAAAGATAATCCTCAATGAGATGATAGGGTATGCGAGCCTGAAAGAACTCATCTCTTCCGGGGCGTTTTATGATCAAAAATCAATCATTATCGCTGTTTATGTGCTCTGTGGGTTTGCCAACTTTTCCTCGGTGGGGATCCAGATTGGCGGTATCAGTGCTATTGCACCAAACCAGCGGAAGACACTCTCAAGCCTCGGATTCCGCGCACTGCTCGGCGGAGGGTTGTCTGCACTGCTCTCAGCTACTCTTGTTGCGATGATACTGGGATGA
- a CDS encoding asparagine synthetase B yields MNSIRKAIILLFLLLLIRQASAAYLLIPMDDTQKDHLKAYGIAYWVLTYDVEIYWLLNYRGGSYMFQHNKAFEDECIIRGVSYEVIADVQSTNILQEIADPLVNMDAVKLHKAPRIAVYSPKNKLPWDDAVTLVLTYAEIPYDIIYDTEVIEGLLPMYDWLHLHHEDFTGQYGKFWSVYRNFPWYQEDVRINEETAHTLGFEKVSECKLAVSKKIRDYVLGGGYLFAMCSAPDSYDVSLSADGVDICDIVFDGDPMDPDAQQKLNYGNCFAFTNFTISTNPYEYEISSIDVTDTRPKDIERKDFFTLFDFSAKWDPIPTMLCQNHTQVIKAFMGQTTAFNKDQIKSSVLVMGENKPLNEARYIHGEFGKGFWTFYGGHDPEDYSHKVGDPPTELELFPNSPGYRLILNNILFPAARQQKRKT; encoded by the coding sequence ATGAATTCAATCCGCAAAGCGATCATACTCCTGTTCCTGTTATTGCTGATCCGCCAGGCTTCGGCCGCGTACCTGCTTATCCCCATGGACGATACCCAGAAGGACCATCTCAAAGCCTACGGTATTGCTTACTGGGTTTTGACCTATGATGTGGAGATTTACTGGCTGCTGAATTACAGGGGCGGCAGTTATATGTTCCAGCATAATAAAGCTTTTGAAGATGAATGTATTATTCGTGGTGTAAGTTACGAGGTCATTGCAGATGTGCAATCAACGAATATCCTTCAGGAAATTGCTGACCCGCTGGTCAACATGGATGCAGTTAAATTACATAAAGCCCCCCGTATCGCAGTCTATTCACCGAAAAACAAACTTCCGTGGGATGATGCAGTCACGCTCGTACTGACTTATGCTGAAATCCCGTATGATATCATCTACGATACAGAAGTGATTGAGGGACTTTTGCCTATGTATGACTGGCTGCACCTCCATCACGAAGATTTCACCGGTCAGTATGGTAAGTTCTGGTCTGTTTACCGGAATTTCCCTTGGTACCAGGAAGATGTCAGGATCAATGAGGAAACAGCGCATACACTCGGATTTGAAAAAGTTTCTGAATGCAAACTGGCTGTTTCAAAAAAGATCAGAGACTATGTCCTGGGTGGTGGTTACCTGTTTGCAATGTGTTCAGCACCCGACAGCTATGATGTATCCCTCTCCGCTGATGGTGTTGATATTTGTGATATTGTTTTCGACGGTGACCCAATGGATCCCGATGCTCAGCAAAAACTCAATTACGGCAACTGCTTTGCCTTCACTAATTTTACCATCAGCACTAACCCCTACGAATACGAAATATCATCTATCGATGTAACTGATACAAGACCTAAAGACATAGAAAGAAAAGACTTCTTCACCCTATTCGATTTCTCAGCCAAATGGGATCCGATCCCCACTATGCTTTGCCAGAACCATACACAGGTCATAAAAGCTTTCATGGGACAAACGACTGCTTTTAACAAAGATCAGATCAAATCGAGTGTTTTAGTGATGGGTGAAAACAAGCCCCTTAACGAAGCAAGATATATCCATGGTGAATTTGGCAAGGGGTTCTGGACATTTTACGGCGGACATGATCCGGAAGACTATTCGCACAAAGTGGGAGACCCCCCTACTGAGCTCGAATTGTTCCCGAATTCCCCCGGCTACCGGCTCATCCTTAACAACATCCTTTTCCCTGCAGCAAGGCAGCAGAAGAGGAAAACGTAA
- a CDS encoding dihydrofolate reductase → MKKISIIVAIAENFAIGKDNQLLWHIPADLKRFKKITGHHQVIMGKLTYESLPVRPLPNRKNIVISDNPVDSFDGCTTVHSIEDAVELCNEQDESFIIGGGSVYKQFLPLCNKLYLTQVHKDFEADTFFPHLDLSQWNLIEREDHGPDDTNDFSYSFLIFEK, encoded by the coding sequence ATGAAGAAGATTTCCATCATTGTAGCCATAGCTGAGAATTTTGCCATCGGTAAGGATAATCAATTGCTCTGGCATATACCCGCTGACCTTAAAAGGTTTAAAAAAATTACCGGCCATCACCAGGTGATCATGGGCAAACTGACTTATGAAAGTTTACCAGTACGGCCATTGCCAAACAGGAAAAATATTGTTATATCCGACAATCCCGTGGATTCATTTGACGGATGCACAACGGTACATTCCATCGAAGATGCTGTTGAATTATGCAATGAGCAGGATGAAAGCTTTATCATCGGGGGAGGCTCTGTTTACAAGCAATTTCTTCCGTTATGCAATAAGCTTTACCTCACACAGGTCCATAAAGATTTTGAGGCAGATACTTTTTTCCCTCATCTGGACTTAAGTCAATGGAATCTGATCGAGAGAGAAGACCATGGTCCGGATGATACGAATGATTTTTCTTATTCTTTCCTTATCTTTGAGAAATAA
- a CDS encoding thymidylate synthase — protein MKQYLDLIEHVLKNGAEKADRTGTGTISVFGYQMRFDLQQGFPVMTTKKLHLRSIIHELLWFLKGETNLDYLHANNVTIWDEWADEHGELGHIYGYQWRSWPSHDGQYIDQIANAVRSIKENPDSRRHIVSAWNVGELDKMALPPCHLLFQFYVAGGRLSCQLYQRSCDIFLGVPFNIASYALLTMMMAQVTGLKPGDFVHTLGDAHIYLNHVEQVRLQLSRVPFPLPQMLINPDKNNIFGFVFEDFQLVNYQSHPHIKGKISV, from the coding sequence ATGAAACAATACCTTGATTTAATTGAACATGTGCTCAAAAATGGAGCGGAGAAAGCTGACCGCACCGGAACGGGTACTATCAGCGTGTTCGGTTACCAGATGAGGTTTGATCTTCAGCAAGGCTTTCCGGTGATGACAACGAAAAAGCTTCACCTGCGATCTATAATTCATGAGTTATTGTGGTTCCTGAAAGGGGAAACGAACCTGGACTATTTACATGCCAACAATGTGACTATTTGGGATGAATGGGCTGATGAGCATGGTGAACTCGGTCATATTTACGGATATCAATGGCGGTCATGGCCCTCTCACGACGGGCAGTATATTGACCAGATAGCCAATGCCGTCAGATCCATCAAGGAAAATCCTGACTCAAGGCGCCATATTGTGAGCGCCTGGAATGTCGGAGAACTGGATAAAATGGCCTTGCCTCCCTGCCACCTCCTTTTCCAGTTTTATGTGGCCGGTGGAAGATTATCCTGTCAACTCTATCAGCGAAGTTGTGATATCTTCCTTGGCGTGCCTTTCAACATTGCTTCCTATGCCTTGCTGACCATGATGATGGCCCAGGTTACAGGACTTAAGCCCGGTGATTTTGTCCACACTTTAGGGGATGCCCACATTTACCTGAACCATGTAGAGCAGGTCAGGCTTCAATTGAGCCGTGTACCATTTCCGCTGCCTCAAATGCTCATCAACCCTGATAAAAACAATATCTTTGGCTTTGTTTTTGAAGACTTTCAATTAGTAAATTACCAGTCACATCCTCACATCAAAGGAAAGATTTCTGTATGA
- a CDS encoding sodium-translocating pyrophosphatase produces MKKLLALLSVFLLPMLTFASEANLVIPSDIKNQHILYWGFLITVLGFMFGLYQFVQVKKLKAHQSMLDVAQVIYETCKTYLKQQGRFLMILFVFIGAAVAFYFGYLSHDPNDPKGGFGIGGVLMILGWTVVGILGSYSVAWFGIRMNTLANSRMAFASLERKPIKLLNIPLAAGMSIGVVLICVELIMMLIILMFVPGKYAGASFIGFAIGESLGASALRIAGGIFTKIADIGSDLMKVVFKIGEDDPRNPGVIADCTGDNAGDSVGPTADGFETYGVTGVALISFILLAVHDIAIQTQLLTWIFVMRILMIITSIVAYWINRAISQARFGKADDIDFEQPLTSLVWITSILSILVTFIASYLMIGNLDYQVWIPLSIIISFGTLGAALIPEFTKIFTSTKSRHVQEIVESSKEGGASLTILSGLVAGNFSAFWQGMVFFVLMFGAYIASTYNLHAFMDYQAIFAFGLVAFGMLGMGPVTIAVDSYGPVTDNAQSIYELSLIEDIKGIDKEIEKDFGFKPDFNKSKHYLEANDGAGNTFKATAKPVLIGTAVVGATTMIFSLILVIRETLGVQPEQILNLLNPYSILGFILGGAVVYWFSGASIQAVSTGANRAVAYIKENINLDPNAEKKASVEKSKEVVKICTVYAQKGMFNIFIAIFFFALAFACLAAPMNFDETGTAAEKLNAAMPVSLFVSYLISIAVFGLFQAIFMANAGGAWDNAKKVVEVDLKQKGTPLHDATVIGDTVGDPYKDTSSVALNPIIKFTTLFGLLAMQIALAAQFRDIAPYFGVAFLMVSLVFVYRSFYKMRIRQ; encoded by the coding sequence ATGAAAAAATTACTTGCTTTACTTTCTGTTTTTCTTCTGCCAATGCTGACTTTTGCCAGTGAGGCAAACCTGGTGATCCCGTCAGATATCAAGAACCAGCATATCCTTTACTGGGGCTTTCTGATCACTGTGCTAGGGTTCATGTTCGGGCTTTATCAGTTTGTGCAGGTCAAAAAGCTAAAGGCTCACCAGTCAATGCTCGATGTTGCCCAGGTTATATACGAAACCTGCAAAACCTATCTGAAGCAACAGGGTCGTTTTCTGATGATCCTTTTTGTTTTTATCGGAGCAGCCGTTGCATTTTACTTCGGTTATCTTTCACACGACCCCAATGATCCGAAAGGTGGCTTTGGTATAGGTGGTGTATTAATGATCCTGGGATGGACAGTTGTAGGTATCCTTGGCTCATATTCAGTGGCATGGTTTGGGATAAGGATGAACACCCTGGCCAACTCTAGGATGGCTTTTGCGTCTCTGGAAAGAAAACCGATCAAGCTTTTAAACATACCCCTCGCCGCAGGGATGAGTATCGGTGTAGTTTTAATCTGCGTAGAGCTGATCATGATGCTGATTATCCTGATGTTTGTACCAGGCAAATATGCCGGGGCCAGTTTTATCGGGTTTGCTATCGGTGAATCACTTGGTGCATCTGCTCTCAGGATCGCAGGCGGAATCTTTACAAAAATTGCAGACATCGGTTCTGACCTGATGAAAGTCGTTTTCAAGATCGGCGAAGATGACCCGAGAAACCCCGGAGTTATTGCCGATTGTACAGGCGACAATGCAGGGGACTCTGTTGGGCCTACTGCCGACGGCTTCGAGACTTACGGTGTAACAGGGGTGGCGTTGATCTCATTTATTTTGCTGGCTGTGCATGACATCGCCATTCAGACCCAATTGCTCACCTGGATATTTGTGATGCGAATCCTGATGATCATCACATCAATTGTTGCCTATTGGATAAACAGGGCCATTAGCCAGGCACGTTTTGGAAAAGCTGACGATATCGACTTTGAACAACCACTCACATCATTAGTCTGGATAACTTCTATTCTTTCCATATTGGTTACCTTCATAGCCAGCTATCTGATGATCGGCAACCTGGATTACCAGGTCTGGATTCCCTTATCGATCATTATCAGTTTCGGTACTCTTGGCGCCGCGCTTATACCCGAATTCACCAAGATATTCACCAGTACTAAATCACGCCACGTCCAGGAAATAGTCGAATCTTCCAAAGAAGGCGGCGCTTCCTTAACCATCTTGTCAGGATTGGTAGCAGGTAATTTCAGTGCCTTCTGGCAAGGCATGGTTTTCTTTGTTTTGATGTTTGGAGCTTACATAGCCAGCACTTATAATCTTCATGCTTTTATGGACTACCAGGCGATCTTCGCCTTTGGCCTTGTTGCATTTGGTATGCTCGGCATGGGACCTGTCACGATTGCGGTCGACAGCTACGGACCGGTTACCGATAATGCTCAGTCGATTTATGAGCTTTCGCTGATCGAAGACATTAAAGGCATCGATAAGGAAATCGAGAAAGATTTTGGTTTCAAACCGGATTTTAACAAATCAAAGCATTACCTGGAAGCTAATGATGGGGCGGGCAACACTTTCAAAGCAACGGCAAAGCCGGTATTAATCGGCACTGCTGTTGTCGGAGCCACAACAATGATCTTCTCTCTCATCCTTGTAATCAGAGAGACACTTGGCGTTCAACCCGAGCAAATCCTGAACCTGTTAAATCCTTATTCGATCCTGGGATTCATCCTTGGTGGCGCAGTGGTTTACTGGTTCTCCGGCGCTTCGATCCAGGCTGTTTCCACAGGTGCAAACCGGGCTGTTGCTTACATCAAAGAGAATATCAACCTTGACCCGAATGCCGAAAAGAAAGCTTCTGTGGAAAAATCAAAGGAGGTAGTGAAAATCTGCACGGTATATGCTCAAAAAGGCATGTTCAACATCTTTATCGCGATTTTCTTTTTTGCACTTGCATTTGCATGCCTTGCAGCACCAATGAATTTCGATGAAACGGGTACTGCTGCTGAAAAGCTGAATGCCGCTATGCCGGTTTCGCTATTCGTCAGTTATCTTATTTCAATTGCAGTCTTTGGTCTGTTCCAGGCTATTTTCATGGCAAATGCCGGTGGAGCATGGGATAATGCCAAGAAGGTGGTCGAAGTCGACCTGAAACAAAAAGGCACTCCCCTTCATGACGCTACCGTAATTGGTGATACCGTGGGAGACCCATATAAGGATACCAGTTCAGTTGCCCTCAACCCGATCATTAAGTTCACCACCCTCTTCGGTTTACTGGCAATGCAGATAGCCCTTGCAGCTCAATTCAGGGATATTGCACCTTACTTCGGTGTTGCCTTCCTGATGGTTTCACTGGTATTCGTCTACCGTAGTTTCTATAAAATGAGGATCAGGCAATAA